Proteins from one Hyperolius riggenbachi isolate aHypRig1 chromosome 2, aHypRig1.pri, whole genome shotgun sequence genomic window:
- the LOC137545372 gene encoding P2X purinoceptor 7-like isoform X2, with product MKKLMEDYWSRFPPLDQDPSFYEKPRLATTKKMENRKLEKNDNNPEATVAFDWCKCGNCMQMPTLRESQCCNQIEAICQKFKEDITCVTQIPYFSNTFVNTEAVENFFRFHPNVTEHPDERLYNRKLRQTAYRAFTVWLYGYLGKRRKRAIPSCVVKRIRETFPDPEHLYKGFIFPPEYDASEMIDL from the exons ATGAAAAAACTTATGGAGGACTACTGGAGTCGTTTTCCACCCTTAGACCAAGATCCCAGTTTCTATGAGAAACCAAGATTGGCCACTACTAAGAAAATGGAGAAtcgaaaattggaaaaaaatgacAACAATCCAGAAGCAACTGTAGCATTTGATTGGTGCAAATGTGGAAACTGCATGCAAATGCCAACACTACGAGAATCTCAATGCTGCAATCAAATAGAGGCAATATGTCAAAAATTTAAGGAAGACATCACTTGCGTCACCCAAATTCCATATTTCAGCAACACTTTTGTCAATACAGAAGCTGTTGAAAATTTCTTCCGCTTTCATCCGAATGTCACAGAACACCCTGATGAAAGACTGTACAACCG GAAACTTCGACAGACAGCCTATCGAGCGTTCACGGTGTGGCTTTACGGGTATTTGGGCAAACGACGAAAGAGGGCCATTCCATCCTGTGTTGTGAAGAGAATTCGAGAAACCTTTCCAGACCCTGAACACCTGTATAAAGGATTTATTTTTCCACCGGAGTATGACGCTTCTGAAATGATAGATCTATAA
- the LOC137545372 gene encoding P2X purinoceptor 7-like isoform X1, giving the protein MAGRRGEEGSQSTSSKWPHIKTSLTDFKDEKMKKLMEDYWSRFPPLDQDPSFYEKPRLATTKKMENRKLEKNDNNPEATVAFDWCKCGNCMQMPTLRESQCCNQIEAICQKFKEDITCVTQIPYFSNTFVNTEAVENFFRFHPNVTEHPDERLYNRKLRQTAYRAFTVWLYGYLGKRRKRAIPSCVVKRIRETFPDPEHLYKGFIFPPEYDASEMIDL; this is encoded by the exons GAAGAGGGAAGTCAGAGCACTTCAAGTAAATGGCCCCACATCAAGACAAGTCTCACTGATTTTAAAGATGAGAAG ATGAAAAAACTTATGGAGGACTACTGGAGTCGTTTTCCACCCTTAGACCAAGATCCCAGTTTCTATGAGAAACCAAGATTGGCCACTACTAAGAAAATGGAGAAtcgaaaattggaaaaaaatgacAACAATCCAGAAGCAACTGTAGCATTTGATTGGTGCAAATGTGGAAACTGCATGCAAATGCCAACACTACGAGAATCTCAATGCTGCAATCAAATAGAGGCAATATGTCAAAAATTTAAGGAAGACATCACTTGCGTCACCCAAATTCCATATTTCAGCAACACTTTTGTCAATACAGAAGCTGTTGAAAATTTCTTCCGCTTTCATCCGAATGTCACAGAACACCCTGATGAAAGACTGTACAACCG GAAACTTCGACAGACAGCCTATCGAGCGTTCACGGTGTGGCTTTACGGGTATTTGGGCAAACGACGAAAGAGGGCCATTCCATCCTGTGTTGTGAAGAGAATTCGAGAAACCTTTCCAGACCCTGAACACCTGTATAAAGGATTTATTTTTCCACCGGAGTATGACGCTTCTGAAATGATAGATCTATAA